In Luteimonas viscosa, the following proteins share a genomic window:
- a CDS encoding HD domain-containing protein has translation MRRLLAAMLLAAAASLSTTAAAEAPWRDAVRAWASEHAQHSAWGVEHAERNYRLSLQLAAAEGLDVDADVLFAAAYLHDVGAIEPFRQDDVDHARRSVGLLPTVLLPTGFPEAKLADVEATILGHMFSADPGELPEARVFHDADTLDFLGPIGAARILSLVTRHAWATDIDTAAATLRGFTAQLPATLSTEAGRAVGRERAAELERFLDGLQAQLGKDPAR, from the coding sequence ATGAGGCGGCTGCTCGCGGCGATGTTGCTGGCCGCGGCCGCATCGCTGTCCACGACCGCAGCCGCGGAGGCGCCCTGGCGCGACGCGGTGCGCGCATGGGCGAGCGAGCACGCGCAGCACAGTGCCTGGGGCGTCGAGCATGCCGAGCGCAACTATCGGCTGTCCCTCCAGCTTGCCGCGGCGGAGGGACTCGATGTCGATGCCGATGTCCTGTTCGCGGCGGCGTACCTGCACGATGTCGGCGCGATCGAACCGTTCCGGCAGGACGACGTCGACCACGCGCGACGTTCCGTGGGCCTGCTGCCGACGGTGCTCCTGCCCACGGGGTTCCCGGAAGCGAAGCTGGCGGACGTCGAGGCAACCATCCTGGGCCACATGTTCTCCGCCGACCCGGGCGAGCTTCCCGAAGCGCGCGTGTTCCACGATGCCGACACGCTTGATTTCCTCGGCCCCATCGGCGCCGCGCGCATCCTGTCGCTGGTCACGCGGCATGCGTGGGCGACGGATATCGACACCGCTGCAGCGACGCTGCGCGGATTCACCGCCCAGTTGCCGGCCACGTTGTCCACCGAGGCCGGACGCGCCGTCGGTCGCGAGCGCGCGGCCGAACTCGAACGGTTCCTGGACGGCCTTCAGGCACAACTGGGGAAGGATCCGGCACGCTAG
- a CDS encoding cytochrome c1, with protein sequence MTKTLTGRIAAFASGLLLSFSALAAGGGDLQQAGTDLGDRASLQRGAQTFMNYCAGCHSLKYLRYSRMADDLGLTEDEVMNHLNLTGAKFGEHIVSAMPAEQAAKWFGQVPPDLSLISRVRGSDWIYTYMKSFYLDDTRPLGWNNTLFPNASMPNPLWKQQGLQHAVFGEADAATGEMPVERLEISTPGVQSAAEFDQTVRDLTAFLEYAGEPAALKRQGIGVWVILFLSFLTLLAWLLKSEYWRDVH encoded by the coding sequence ATGACTAAGACCTTGACCGGCCGGATCGCCGCATTCGCCAGCGGATTGCTGCTGTCGTTCTCCGCACTCGCCGCCGGTGGCGGCGACCTGCAGCAGGCGGGCACCGACCTGGGCGACCGCGCGTCCCTGCAGCGCGGCGCGCAGACGTTCATGAACTACTGCGCCGGATGCCACTCGCTCAAGTACCTGCGCTACTCGCGGATGGCCGACGACCTCGGGCTGACCGAGGACGAGGTGATGAACCACCTCAACCTCACCGGCGCCAAGTTCGGCGAACACATCGTCTCGGCGATGCCGGCGGAGCAGGCGGCGAAGTGGTTCGGCCAGGTGCCGCCGGACCTGAGCCTGATCTCGCGCGTGCGCGGCAGCGACTGGATCTACACCTACATGAAGTCGTTCTACCTGGACGATACGCGGCCGCTGGGCTGGAACAACACGCTGTTCCCGAATGCGTCCATGCCCAACCCGCTGTGGAAGCAGCAGGGCCTGCAGCATGCGGTGTTCGGCGAAGCCGACGCGGCCACCGGCGAGATGCCGGTCGAACGCCTGGAGATCTCGACGCCCGGCGTGCAGAGCGCGGCCGAGTTCGACCAGACCGTGCGCGACCTCACCGCGTTCCTCGAATACGCCGGCGAACCCGCCGCGCTCAAGCGCCAGGGGATCGGCGTGTGGGTGATCCTGTTCCTGTCGTTCCTGACGCTGCTCGCGTGGCTGCTCAAGAGCGAGTACTGGAGGGACGTGCACTAG
- a CDS encoding lytic transglycosylase domain-containing protein, whose product MKGGLGLIAVLGLALMVPAAPAWAGTIYRCDGADGARSYVSKRVKGAKCVAVSNYRSAPSGRAPKPASWLPAAGSASPGNAVAGSPAAIHSNPPATFMGGAGSTATPAASAAKPVAVASVTPSRSSRRLQQGQVYSYVKDGVRHYTSQRPKGGGGATAVRTIRYSFFETCYACAPLPGVNFGNVRLNTASYAAEVKAAAAEFGVEEAIVRAIMHAESAFNPNALSRAGAQGLMQLMPATAQRFGVVNAYDPAQNIRGGVQYLSWLLKRFNGDLTLAAAGYNAGEGAVDRHKGVPPYGETQRYVVRVGQLAERYRGHLASN is encoded by the coding sequence ATGAAAGGGGGGCTGGGGCTGATTGCGGTGTTGGGGCTGGCGCTCATGGTGCCGGCCGCGCCCGCGTGGGCGGGCACCATCTACCGCTGCGACGGCGCGGACGGCGCACGCAGCTACGTCAGCAAGCGGGTCAAGGGCGCGAAGTGCGTCGCGGTCAGCAACTACCGCAGTGCGCCATCCGGCCGCGCTCCGAAGCCGGCATCGTGGCTGCCGGCCGCGGGCAGCGCCTCGCCCGGCAACGCGGTGGCAGGTTCCCCGGCCGCGATCCACAGCAACCCGCCGGCGACCTTCATGGGCGGTGCGGGTTCGACCGCCACGCCGGCGGCCAGCGCGGCGAAGCCGGTGGCGGTCGCTTCCGTCACCCCGTCGCGGTCCTCGCGACGCCTGCAGCAGGGACAGGTCTATTCCTACGTCAAGGACGGGGTTCGCCACTACACCAGCCAGCGCCCGAAGGGCGGCGGTGGCGCCACGGCGGTGCGGACGATCCGCTACAGCTTCTTCGAGACCTGTTACGCATGCGCCCCGCTGCCGGGGGTGAACTTCGGCAACGTGCGCCTGAATACCGCATCCTACGCCGCCGAGGTCAAGGCGGCGGCGGCCGAGTTCGGCGTCGAGGAGGCGATCGTGCGCGCGATCATGCATGCCGAGTCCGCGTTCAATCCCAATGCGCTCTCGCGCGCCGGTGCGCAGGGCCTGATGCAGCTGATGCCGGCCACGGCCCAGCGCTTCGGCGTGGTCAACGCCTACGATCCGGCACAGAACATCCGCGGTGGCGTGCAATACCTGTCCTGGCTGCTCAAGCGCTTCAATGGCGACCTGACCCTGGCCGCGGCCGGCTACAACGCCGGTGAAGGTGCGGTGGATCGCCACAAGGGCGTGCCGCCGTATGGCGAGACCCAGCGCTACGTCGTCCGCGTCGGCCAGCTGGCCGAGCGCTACCGCGGCCATCTCGCCTCGAACTGA
- the miaB gene encoding tRNA (N6-isopentenyl adenosine(37)-C2)-methylthiotransferase MiaB: protein MTELPVLAPAARPAVAAPAGPRRGEPGDASPSRGKLFIQTHGCQMNEYDSAKMADVLAASDGLELTDNVDEADVVLVNTCSIREKAQEKVFSQLGRWRLLKENRFRTDGREVIIGVGGCVASQEGEAIIRRAPYVDLVFGPQTLHRLPELIRARREQSRPQVDISFPEIEKFDRLPEPRAEGPSAFVSIMEGCSKYCSFCVVPYTRGTEISRPFEDVLVEVLRLAAQGVREVNLLGQNVNAYRGAMEDADEPADLGLLIRTLAGIDGIDRIRFTTSHPLEFSDSLVEAYRDVPQLANYLHLPVQSGSDRILAAMKRGYTALEFKQKIRKLREVRPDISISSDFIVGFPGETDADFDKTMKLIEDVGFDQSFSFIYSRRPGTPAADLPDDVSDEVKHARLSRLQAAINANAARISQAMVGSVQRVLVEGPSRKDPHELTGKTENMRSVNFPAPARLIGHFVDVVVTDAMSNSLRGRVVA from the coding sequence ATGACCGAACTGCCCGTCCTCGCGCCGGCCGCGCGCCCCGCCGTCGCCGCCCCCGCAGGCCCCCGCCGCGGCGAACCGGGAGACGCCTCTCCTTCCCGTGGCAAGCTGTTCATCCAGACCCACGGTTGCCAGATGAACGAGTACGACTCGGCGAAGATGGCCGACGTGCTGGCGGCAAGCGATGGCCTGGAACTGACCGACAACGTCGACGAGGCCGACGTGGTGCTGGTCAACACCTGCTCGATCCGCGAGAAGGCGCAGGAGAAGGTGTTCAGCCAGCTCGGCCGCTGGCGCCTGCTCAAGGAGAACCGGTTCAGGACCGATGGTCGCGAGGTGATCATCGGTGTCGGCGGCTGCGTCGCCTCGCAGGAGGGCGAGGCGATCATCAGGCGCGCGCCCTACGTCGACCTGGTGTTCGGGCCGCAGACCCTGCACCGCCTGCCGGAACTGATCCGCGCGCGGCGCGAACAGTCGCGGCCGCAGGTGGACATCAGCTTCCCGGAGATCGAGAAGTTCGACCGCCTGCCCGAGCCGCGCGCCGAAGGCCCGAGCGCATTCGTCTCGATCATGGAAGGCTGCAGCAAGTACTGCAGCTTCTGCGTGGTGCCCTACACCCGCGGCACCGAGATCAGCCGCCCGTTCGAGGACGTGCTGGTGGAAGTGCTGCGCCTGGCCGCGCAGGGCGTGCGCGAGGTCAACCTGCTCGGCCAGAACGTCAATGCCTACCGCGGCGCGATGGAAGACGCCGACGAACCGGCCGACCTGGGCCTGCTGATCCGCACGCTGGCCGGGATCGACGGCATCGACCGCATCCGCTTCACCACCTCGCACCCGCTGGAGTTCTCGGACTCGCTGGTCGAGGCCTACCGCGACGTGCCGCAGCTGGCCAACTATCTGCACCTGCCGGTGCAATCGGGCAGCGACCGCATCCTCGCGGCGATGAAGCGCGGCTACACGGCGCTGGAGTTCAAGCAGAAGATCCGCAAGCTGCGCGAGGTGAGGCCGGACATCTCGATCAGTTCGGACTTCATCGTCGGCTTTCCCGGGGAGACCGATGCCGATTTCGACAAGACGATGAAGCTGATCGAGGACGTCGGCTTCGACCAGTCGTTCTCCTTCATCTACTCGCGCAGACCCGGCACGCCGGCCGCCGACCTGCCGGACGATGTGTCCGACGAGGTCAAGCATGCGCGCCTGTCGCGACTGCAGGCCGCGATCAACGCCAATGCCGCGAGGATTTCGCAGGCCATGGTCGGCAGCGTGCAGCGGGTGCTGGTCGAAGGCCCGTCGCGCAAGGACCCGCACGAGCTGACCGGCAAGACCGAGAACATGCGCTCGGTGAATTTTCCGGCGCCGGCGAGGCTGATCGGCCACTTCGTCGATGTCGTCGTCACCGACGCCATGAGCAATTCGCTGCGCGGCCGGGTGGTCGCATGA
- the petA gene encoding ubiquinol-cytochrome c reductase iron-sulfur subunit produces MANEAVFDPDARGEPDHKGRRRFLTATTVAVGAVGAGFAAIPFIKSWNPSARAQLAGAPVTVDISALQEGQRVVVEWRGQPIWIVKRSPAILAALPTLEGELRDPNSENVDQQPAYIQQENPQLRSLKPEISVLVGLCTHLGCSPEMVAEIRPEPFDPNWKGGYFCPCHKSKFDMAGRVYQGVPAPTNLLVPPHHFADDNTIVVGVDPGAA; encoded by the coding sequence ATGGCCAACGAAGCGGTATTCGACCCCGACGCGCGCGGGGAACCCGACCACAAGGGCCGGCGTCGGTTCCTGACGGCCACGACCGTGGCGGTCGGCGCGGTGGGGGCCGGGTTCGCGGCCATCCCGTTCATCAAGTCCTGGAACCCGAGTGCGCGCGCGCAGCTGGCCGGCGCCCCGGTCACCGTCGACATCAGCGCGCTCCAGGAAGGCCAGCGCGTGGTCGTGGAATGGCGCGGCCAGCCGATCTGGATCGTCAAGCGTTCGCCGGCCATCCTCGCCGCGCTGCCGACGCTCGAGGGCGAACTGCGCGACCCCAATTCCGAGAACGTCGACCAGCAGCCGGCCTACATCCAGCAGGAAAACCCGCAGCTGCGCTCGCTCAAGCCCGAGATCTCGGTGCTGGTGGGCCTGTGCACGCACCTGGGCTGCTCCCCGGAAATGGTCGCCGAGATCCGTCCCGAGCCGTTCGATCCGAACTGGAAGGGCGGCTATTTCTGCCCCTGCCACAAGTCGAAGTTCGACATGGCCGGCCGCGTCTACCAGGGCGTGCCGGCCCCGACCAACCTGCTGGTGCCGCCGCACCATTTCGCGGACGACAACACCATCGTCGTCGGCGTCGACCCGGGAGCGGCGTGA
- a CDS encoding DUF3301 domain-containing protein codes for MPDFPVLILLMIAGAAAYAWWNASRAAAERAAAVGRHACQAAGVIWLDQSVHANGLRLRRRSDGRLGLERSFRFEYSEDGIERHIGRLVLHGEELVQFSGPARATQAVALH; via the coding sequence ATGCCCGACTTCCCCGTCCTGATCCTGCTGATGATCGCCGGCGCCGCCGCCTACGCCTGGTGGAACGCGTCGCGTGCCGCGGCCGAGCGCGCCGCCGCGGTGGGCCGCCATGCCTGCCAGGCGGCCGGCGTGATCTGGCTCGACCAGAGCGTGCACGCCAACGGCCTGCGCCTGCGGCGTCGCAGCGACGGGCGGCTGGGACTCGAACGCAGCTTCCGTTTCGAATATTCCGAGGATGGCATCGAGCGGCACATCGGGCGCCTGGTGCTGCACGGAGAAGAGCTGGTGCAGTTCAGTGGCCCCGCGCGCGCGACGCAGGCAGTGGCGTTGCACTGA
- a CDS encoding ABC transporter permease: MKPLRRLWAVVFKELRQIRRDRISLAMIVAIPVIDLLLFGYAINFNPRNLDAVVVDQARTAASRATVMDMRATGIIEITGVADSPQQAMEQLRRGRISVGIVLPPDFERRLADGRPAVQVMVDGTDTVVQAAANQLAQLPLGPRAARTATRIEVVAFYNPQRRSAVSIVPGLIGIILTMTMTMFTAMAVVRERERGNMELLIATPLSRAELMIGKVLPYAIIGLIQTTLILALGIWMFDVPLRGSLLDVYVAALLLILANLAMGLLISTRARTQFQAIQITMFVFLPSILISGFMFPFAGMPDVVQWGAELLPMTHFLRLVRGIMLRGAHLGELWPGVLALLAFTAVTMTAAIMRFRKRLD, encoded by the coding sequence ATGAAGCCTTTGCGCCGCCTCTGGGCCGTGGTGTTCAAGGAGCTGCGGCAGATCCGCCGAGACCGCATCAGCCTGGCGATGATCGTGGCGATCCCCGTGATCGACCTGCTGCTGTTCGGCTACGCGATCAACTTCAATCCACGCAACCTCGACGCCGTCGTGGTCGACCAGGCCAGGACCGCCGCCTCGCGTGCGACGGTGATGGACATGCGCGCCACCGGCATCATCGAGATCACCGGCGTCGCCGACAGTCCGCAGCAGGCGATGGAGCAGCTGCGCCGTGGCCGGATCAGCGTCGGCATCGTCCTGCCGCCCGACTTCGAGCGTCGCCTCGCCGACGGGCGGCCGGCGGTGCAGGTGATGGTCGACGGCACCGACACGGTGGTCCAGGCCGCCGCGAACCAGCTCGCGCAGTTGCCGCTGGGACCCCGCGCCGCGCGCACCGCAACGCGGATCGAGGTCGTGGCCTTCTACAACCCCCAGCGCCGCTCCGCGGTCAGCATCGTGCCCGGGCTGATCGGCATCATCCTGACCATGACGATGACCATGTTCACCGCGATGGCGGTGGTGCGCGAACGCGAGCGCGGCAACATGGAACTGCTGATCGCCACCCCGCTCAGCCGCGCCGAGCTGATGATCGGCAAGGTGCTGCCGTACGCGATCATCGGACTGATCCAGACCACGCTGATCCTGGCGCTCGGCATCTGGATGTTCGACGTGCCGCTGCGCGGCAGCCTGCTCGACGTCTACGTCGCCGCGCTGCTGCTGATCCTGGCCAACCTGGCGATGGGGCTGCTGATCTCCACCCGTGCGCGCACCCAGTTCCAGGCGATCCAGATCACGATGTTCGTGTTCCTGCCCTCGATCCTGATCTCCGGCTTCATGTTCCCCTTCGCCGGCATGCCCGACGTGGTGCAGTGGGGCGCGGAGCTCCTGCCGATGACGCATTTCCTGCGCCTGGTGCGCGGGATCATGCTGCGCGGCGCGCACCTTGGGGAACTATGGCCCGGTGTGCTGGCGTTGCTGGCGTTCACCGCGGTGACGATGACCGCGGCGATCATGCGGTTCCGCAAGCGGCTGGACTGA
- a CDS encoding ClpXP protease specificity-enhancing factor, with the protein MPDTPPAMTSHRPYLLRALYEWISDNGMTPHILVDAQLPGVRVPTHTVKEGRVVLNIADRAVAKLELDNEAVRFTARFGGVSHPVVVPVSAVLAIYARETGQGMALPEEAGATSPDDEPTPPDDTPDDDNSPRRGAHLRVIK; encoded by the coding sequence ATGCCCGATACCCCGCCCGCCATGACCAGCCACCGTCCGTACCTGTTGCGGGCGCTGTACGAGTGGATCTCCGACAACGGCATGACGCCGCACATCCTCGTGGATGCGCAACTGCCCGGCGTGCGGGTGCCGACGCATACCGTGAAGGAAGGCCGGGTCGTGCTCAACATCGCCGACCGCGCGGTCGCCAAGCTCGAACTGGACAACGAGGCGGTGCGCTTCACCGCGCGCTTCGGCGGCGTCAGCCATCCGGTGGTGGTGCCGGTGTCGGCGGTGCTCGCGATCTACGCGCGCGAGACCGGCCAGGGCATGGCCCTGCCCGAGGAAGCGGGCGCGACCAGCCCCGACGATGAGCCCACGCCGCCGGACGATACGCCCGACGACGACAACTCGCCCCGGCGCGGGGCGCATCTGCGCGTGATCAAGTAG
- a CDS encoding glutathione S-transferase N-terminal domain-containing protein has protein sequence MAASPRMRNAMTLFSSVDDVLCHRVRLVLAAKGVTYDMVAVDPQNPPPDLIDLNPYHSVPTLVERDQVLYAASVVSEYLDERYPHPPLMPVDPLSRARLRLAMLRIEHDWVPQVQAIQFGGRQQADAGRKRLKELLTASIPLFKASKFFLNPEMSLADCAMAPIVWRLPALDVPLPKDGKVIEDYGNRIFRNPGFARSLTPQEKNLREMPD, from the coding sequence ATGGCTGCGAGTCCACGTATGCGCAATGCAATGACCCTGTTTTCGTCCGTCGACGACGTGCTTTGCCACCGGGTGCGACTGGTGCTGGCCGCGAAGGGCGTCACCTACGACATGGTGGCGGTCGACCCGCAGAACCCGCCGCCCGACCTGATCGACCTCAATCCCTACCACTCGGTGCCGACCCTGGTCGAGCGCGACCAGGTGCTCTATGCCGCCAGCGTGGTGAGCGAGTACCTCGACGAGCGCTATCCGCACCCGCCGCTGATGCCGGTCGACCCGCTCTCGCGCGCGCGCCTGCGCCTGGCGATGCTGCGCATCGAGCACGACTGGGTGCCGCAGGTGCAGGCCATCCAGTTCGGGGGCAGGCAGCAGGCCGATGCCGGCCGCAAGCGCCTGAAGGAACTGCTGACCGCGTCGATCCCGCTGTTCAAGGCCAGCAAGTTCTTCCTCAACCCCGAGATGAGCCTGGCCGACTGCGCGATGGCGCCGATCGTCTGGCGCCTGCCCGCGCTCGACGTGCCCCTGCCCAAGGACGGCAAGGTGATCGAGGACTACGGCAACCGGATCTTCCGCAACCCCGGCTTCGCCCGCAGCCTGACGCCGCAGGAAAAGAACCTGCGCGAGATGCCGGACTGA
- a CDS encoding cytochrome b produces MANVIERGVNGAWDWFTARAPGFMPFYRKHMSEYYAPKNFNIWYIFGVLSIVVLVNQILTGIFLTMHFKPSAAEAFASVEYIMRDVEWGWLIRYMHSTGASLFFIVVYIHMFRGLMYGSYQKPRELVWILGMLIYLVLMAEAFLGYVLPWGQMSFWGAKVIISLFGAIPVIGNGLTEWIMGDYLPSDATLNRFFALHVIALPLVLLLLVVLHLGALHEVGSNNPDGVEIKKGPKGNRWSPNAPADGIPFHPYYTVKDSFYVCFFLIIGAFIIFFAPAFGGWFLEHDNFTEANRLVTPAHIKPVWYYTPYYAMLRVVPHKLSGVLVMFGAIAILFLVPWLDRARVKSYRYRGMLSKVLLGLFAVSFIWLGKIGAGPGTDPVETIVGRFLTLFYFLFFLTMPLWTSWDKTKPVPDRVTTHD; encoded by the coding sequence ATGGCCAACGTGATCGAACGCGGCGTCAACGGCGCCTGGGACTGGTTCACCGCGCGTGCGCCGGGCTTCATGCCCTTCTACCGCAAGCACATGTCGGAGTACTACGCTCCGAAGAACTTCAACATCTGGTACATCTTCGGCGTCCTGTCGATCGTGGTGCTGGTCAACCAGATCCTGACCGGCATCTTCCTGACGATGCACTTCAAGCCGAGCGCGGCGGAAGCCTTCGCCTCGGTCGAATACATCATGCGCGACGTGGAGTGGGGCTGGCTGATCCGCTACATGCACAGCACCGGCGCCTCACTGTTCTTCATCGTGGTGTACATCCACATGTTCCGCGGCCTGATGTACGGCAGCTACCAGAAGCCGCGCGAGCTGGTGTGGATCCTCGGGATGCTGATCTACCTGGTGCTGATGGCCGAAGCGTTCCTGGGCTACGTGCTGCCCTGGGGCCAGATGTCGTTCTGGGGCGCGAAGGTGATCATCTCGCTGTTCGGCGCGATCCCGGTGATCGGCAACGGCCTGACCGAGTGGATCATGGGCGACTACCTGCCCAGCGACGCCACCCTCAACCGCTTCTTCGCCCTGCACGTGATCGCGCTGCCGCTGGTGCTGCTGCTGCTGGTGGTGCTGCACCTGGGCGCGCTGCACGAGGTCGGCTCCAACAATCCCGACGGGGTCGAGATCAAGAAGGGGCCGAAGGGCAACCGCTGGTCGCCCAACGCCCCGGCCGACGGCATCCCGTTCCACCCGTACTACACGGTCAAGGACAGCTTCTACGTCTGCTTCTTCCTGATCATCGGGGCCTTCATCATCTTCTTCGCGCCGGCGTTCGGCGGCTGGTTCCTGGAGCACGACAACTTCACCGAGGCCAACCGCCTGGTGACGCCCGCGCACATCAAGCCCGTCTGGTACTACACGCCGTACTACGCGATGCTGCGCGTGGTCCCGCACAAGCTCTCGGGCGTGCTGGTGATGTTCGGCGCGATCGCGATCCTGTTCCTGGTGCCGTGGCTGGACCGCGCCCGGGTCAAGTCCTACCGCTACCGCGGCATGCTCTCGAAGGTGCTGCTGGGCCTGTTCGCGGTGAGCTTCATCTGGCTCGGCAAGATCGGCGCCGGCCCGGGGACGGACCCGGTCGAGACCATCGTCGGCCGTTTCCTGACCCTCTTCTACTTCCTGTTCTTCCTGACCATGCCGTTGTGGACGAGTTGGGACAAGACCAAGCCGGTGCCGGATCGGGTGACGACGCATGACTAA